The Sesamum indicum cultivar Zhongzhi No. 13 linkage group LG2, S_indicum_v1.0, whole genome shotgun sequence genome contains a region encoding:
- the LOC105156502 gene encoding zinc finger protein 91-like gives MEEDQELRFVCKLCNKKYPCGKSLGGHMRSHVLANSAESEEKVEANMKRVSSLGVAGQQSVMNESKIAEFGNGQSSYGLRENPRKSWRAVDSSFPLSQERVCKQCGKAFQSLKALCGHMACHSERDRGLKDDHSWTSENQKLVMDSHSDTEAEDRILRTRSSKSNKRYKKIVVKSPSFSLANNGSSSVSEIDGEEQEEVAMCLMLLSRDSGNKGGVNSVVESSDNNSVILETKSSSIDMRTKRREAPKEVDEIPQMKKIGDMMKLKDSVLEVAQADNSDSGYFLDECAKAESDVSVDGFRRNGAFGEYSKSLMNGSYEEYGAEFGHSLNRSKSYRAELKRELVKENDYNTASNSARIESRRRRYISENPELCNEYGRITRNEPPNAEACNISQKKSKYECFNCKKAFKSYQALGGHRPCHKRNNAFYESRYESGENSLDDSTEFVTTGKLVESASNRRSSAKNSSHYVEKKIKAKKNKGHVCPFCNRVFKNGQALGGHKRSHFIGGHEENNHRSPVVKPDMLDLNLPAPEEDEDDGRERFSPW, from the coding sequence ATGGAGGAGGATCAAGAATTGAGGTTTGTTTGCAAGTTGTGCAACAAGAAGTACCCATGTGGGAAGTCTTTAGGAGGTCACATGAGGTCTCATGTACTAGCAAATTCTGCTGAATCTGAGGAAAAAGTTGAGGCCAACATGAAAAGGGTTTCATCTTTGGGTGTTGCTGGGCAGCAGAGTGTGATGAATGAGTCAAAAATTGCTGAATTTGGAAATGGGCAGTCTAGTTATGGCCTCAGAGAGAATCCTAGGAAATCTTGGAGGGCTGTGGATTCTAGCTTCCCTTTGTCCCAAGAGAGAGTCTGCAAGCAATGTGGTAAAGCATTTCAATCTCTGAAAGCATTGTGTGGGCATATGGCTTGTCACTCTGAGAGGGATAGGGGTTTGAAAGATGATCATTCTTGGACCAGTGAGAATCAGAAGCTGGTGATGGATAGTCATTCGGATACCGAAGCCGAGGACCGGATTCTGAGAACCAGATCCTCAAAGAGTAATAAGAGGTACAAGAAAATAGTTGTCAAGTcaccttctttttctttagcTAATAATGGTTCTTCATCTGTTTCTGAGATTGATGGAGAAGAGCAAGAGGAAGTAGCTATGTGTTTGATGTTGTTGTCAAGGGACTCTGGGAACAAGGGTGGTGTGAATTCAGTTGTGGAGTCTTCTGATAATAATTCAGTCATTTTAGAGACTAAATCTTCTTCCATTGACATGAGAACTAAAAGAAGGGAAGCACCCAAAGAGGTAGATGAGATTCCCCAGATGAAGAAAATTGGTGATATGATGAAGTTAAAAGATAGTGTGTTGGAAGTTGCTCAAGCGGATAACTCTGATTCTGGGTATTTCTTGGATGAATGTGCCAAGGCCGAGTCTGATGTATCTGTTGATGGATTTCGAAGGAATGGTGCTTTTGGTGAATACAGTAAGTCCCTTATGAATGGAAGTTATGAGGAGTATGGTGCTGAATTTGGACATAGTTTGAACAGAAGCAAGAGTTATCGAGCAGAGCTAAAAAGAGAATTGGTGAAGGAAAATGACTACAATACGGCTTCAAACTCTGCTAGGATTGAATCAAGAAGGAGAAGGTATATTTCTGAAAATCCAGAATTATGCAATGAATATGGCAGGATAACAAGAAACGAACCTCCTAATGCTGAGGCGTGCAACATTTCTCAGAAGAAAAGTAAATATGAATGCTTCAACTGCAAAAAGGCCTTCAAGTCTTATCAGGCTCTTGGAGGACACAGACCGTGCCACAAACGAAACAATGCTTTCTATGAATCGAGATACGAAAGTGGTGAGAACAGCCTAGATGACTCTACTGAATTCGTAACAACTGGCAAGCTTGTCGAGTCTGCTAGCAACAGAAGATCAAGTGCTAAGAACTCATCTCACTATGTggagaagaaaatcaaagcTAAGAAGAACAAAGGGCATGTTTGCCCATTCTGCAACAGGGTTTTCAAGAATGGCCAGGCCTTAGGTGGCCACAAGAGGTCACATTTCATTGGTGGGCATGAAGAAAATAACCATAGAAGTCCAGTGGTAAAGCCTGATATGCTTGATCTTAATCTTCCTGCACCCGAGGAAGATGAGGATGACGGGCGTGAACGATTTTCTCCCTGGTAG